A genome region from Terriglobales bacterium includes the following:
- a CDS encoding SEC-C metal-binding domain-containing protein yields MNGYVGRNDPCPCGSGKKYKKCCLEAEGPQQGVAVAWQAGAPSTGQTLVTELDDLSNSVVDLIASRDL; encoded by the coding sequence GTGAACGGCTACGTAGGTCGAAATGATCCTTGTCCCTGCGGCAGCGGCAAGAAATACAAGAAGTGCTGTCTGGAGGCTGAGGGACCGCAACAAGGAGTGGCGGTCGCGTGGCAGGCTGGCGCTCCATCGACTGGTCAGACGCTGGTCACGGAGTTGGACGATCTCTCGAACAGCGTGGTTGATTTGATTGCATCGCGTGACTTG